In Mycobacterium sp. ITM-2016-00317, the genomic window TGACCTGTCCGAGTTCACGTTCGGAGAACACCCGCGCCGCCTCGTCGTACACCGCGTCGGGGACGCCGTGCCCGCCGAGTTCGGTGACGGCCTCGGTCAGGGCCAGAGCGGCCCGCTCTCGTTCGTCGAACAGCTCGCCGGCCTCGGCCCACGCGGCGAGCACGTCGACCTTCTGCTCGCTGACGCCGTGCTTGCGGGCGTCGCGGGTGTGCATGTCGAGGCAGAACGCGCACCGGTTGAGCTGCGAGGCGCGGATCTTGATCAACTCGCCGAGCGCAGGGTCGACGTCTTTGGCCGCAGCCGAGGACAGCGTCATCATCGCGTCGTAGAGCTCCGGCGAGCTCTTGTGCAGGAGGAGGCGGTTCCGGGTGGTCAGTGTCTGTGTCATGGGCTCGACGCTAGACCCGAATGGACCGCGAAGATGGTTCAATTCAGTGGTGACATCATGGGCCAATCCGGGTGCGCGGGATCTGCATCTGGATCTGCGTGCGGCGCTTGTGCCGGGCGCGCGCGGCACCAAAGACGCGCTGATCGCTGCGTTGCGCGACGCGGCGCGCTCGGGCCGACTGGCCGCCGGCACCAAGCTGCCGCCGTCGCGGACCCTGGCCACCGACCTGGGGCTGGCCCGCAACACCGTCGCCGACGCGTACGCCGAACTGGTCGGCGAGGGCTGGCTGGCCTCGCGCCAGGGCGCGGGGACCTGGGTCGTCGACCACACCGCCGACGTCATCGCGCCGCCCCTCCCCCGCGGCATGAGCGTCACCGCCACCCACAACCTGATGCCGGGTTCACCCGACGTCGCGGAGTTCCCCCGCAGTCAGTGGCTGGCCAGCACACGCCGGGCGCTGACCGGCGCCCCCACCGAGGCGCTGCGCATGGGAGACCCACGCGGTCGGCCCGAATTGCGTTCAGCGCTGGCTGATTACCTGGCTCGGGTGCGCGGGGTGCGGACCTCCCCGGAGTCCGTCGTGATCTGCGCCGGAGTCCGCCACGGCGTCGAATTGCTGGCACGGGTGCTGGGCGGACCGATCGCGGTGGAGGGCTACGGGCTGCACCTGTTCCGCGACGCGCTCGAGGCCGCCGGCGTGCCGACGGTGCCCGTGAGCGTCGACGAGAAGGGCGCCGTCGTCGGCGATCTCGACGCCCTCGACGTGTCCTCGGTGCTGCTGACGCCGGCCCACCACAATCCGCTCGGCATGTCGCTGCACCCCTCGCGGCGCACCGCCGTCGTCGAGTGGGCCACGCGCACAGGTGGATTCGTCCTCGACGACGACTACGACGGTGAGTTCCGTTACGACCGGCAGCCGGTCGGCGCGCTGCAGGCCCTGCGGCCGGACCGCGTCGTCTATCTGGGCTCGACGAGCAAGAGCCTGTCCCAGGCTCTTCGGCTGGGCTGGATGGTGTTGCCGGACAACCTCGTCGACGCGGTGGTGGCGGCCGCCGGTGGTCAGCAGTACTACGTCGACGCGATCAGCCAACTCACCCTGGCGGACTTCATCGACAGCGGCTCCTACGACCGGCACATCCGTCGCATGCGGATGAGATACCGGCGGCGGCGTGACGTGCTGGTCTCGGCACTGGCGCCGTTCGACGTCGGCATCGCCGGCCTCGCCGCCGGGGTGAACCTGCTCGTCACACTGCCCGACGGCGCCGAACCGGAAGTCCTACGCCGGGTCGGCGAGGCCGGAATCGCGCTGACCGGGCTGTCGCTGATGCGCCATCCGCTGGCCGGCCCCGACACCGGCGCGCGCGACGGGCTGGTGGTCGGCTTCGCGGCACCGGCCGAACACGCCTTTCCGGCCGCGATCGCGGCGCTGTGCGACGTACTGCGGGCGAGCGGTCTCTAGCGGTACCTGGCGCCGAGATTGCGTCCAGTGCGGGAAACCGCGCGTGCGGACCGCGTGGAATGCGATTTCGGCGGGCAGGGACCGTAAGCTGCCCGGGTGGCCGAGCCCCCCATGTCACCGCAGCTGAGCCTCAAGACACAGATCTGGCGGTTCCTGGTGACCGGCGGGCTGGCCGCGGTGGTGGACTTCGGCCTGTACGTCGCGCTGCTGGCGGCCGGGCTGCACGTCAACCTCGCCAAGACTCTCAGCTTCGTCGCCGGCACCACCACCGCGTACCTGATCAACCGGCGATGGACGTTCCAGGCCCCGCCCAGCAGGGCCAGGTTCGTCGCGGTCTGCGCGCTGTACGCGTTGACCTACGCCGTGCAGGTGGGCATCAATTACGCGTTCTACATGGAGTTCGAGGACCAGCCCTGGCGGGTGCCGGTGGCATTCGTGATCGCGCAGGGCACCGCGACGATCATCAACTTCATCGTCCAGCGAGTGGTGATCTTCCGGGTCGCGTGAACGCGGCGACCGGAAAAGCACTCACGCCGCACCGACGACCGCGGCCGTCGCGGTACCCTCTGTGGCGATGCTGAGCACGGATTTCTCGACCACTCTCAAGCCGTTGACCGGCTGGGGCCGCACCGCACCGTCGGTGGCCCGGGTGTTGTCGACGCCCGACCCCGAGGTGATCGCCGAGGCGGTGCGGCAGACCGCCGAGCACCCCGGACGGGGAGTGCTCGCCCGCGGGCTGGGCCGCTCCTACGGCGACAACGCCCAGAACGGCGGCGGGCTCGTCATCGACATGCACGCCCTCAACCGCATCCACTCGATCCAGGCCGACGACGCGCTCGTCGACGTCGACGCCGGGGTCAACCTCGACCAGCTGATGCGCGCGGCGCTGCCACTCGGTCTGTGGGTCCCGGTGCTGCCCGGCACCCGGCAGGTCACCATCGGCGGCGCCATCGCCTGCGACATCCACGGCAAGAACCACCACAGCGCCGGCAGCTTCGGCAACCACGTGCGCTCGATGGACCTGCTCACCGCCGACGGCCAGGTGCGCACCATCACCCCCGACGGGCCGGATGCCGACCTGTTCTGGGCCACGGTGGGCGGCAACGGGCTGACCGGCATCATCCTGCGTGCCACCATCGAGATGACACCGACCGAGACGGCGTACTTCATCGCCGACGGTGACGTCACCTCCAGTCTCGACGAGACCATCGCGTTCCACACCGACGGCACCGAGGCCAACTACACGTACTCCAGCGCGTGGTTCGACGCGATCAGCCCGCCCCCCAAGCTGGGCCGCGCCGCGATCTCCCGCGGTTCGCTGGCCACGCTCGACCAGCTGCCGAAGAAGCTGCGCAAGAACCCGCTGAAATTCGATGCGCCGCAACTGCTCACGCTGCCCGACGTGTTCCCGAACGGCCTGGCCAACAAGTACACGTTCATGCCGATCGGCGAGCTGTGGTACCGCAAGTCCGGGACCTACCGCGGCAAGGTGCAGAACCTGACGCAGTTCTACCACCCGCTCGACATGTTCGGAGAGTGGAACCGGGCCTACGGGGTGGCGGGTTTCGCCCAGTACCAGTTCGTGGTGCCCACCTCCGCCGTCGAGGAGTTCAAGGCGATCCTGGTCGACATCCAGCGCTCCGGGTTCTACTCGTTCCTCAATGTGTTCAAGCTCTTCGGCCCGGGAAACCAAGCGCCGCTGAGCTTTCCGATTCCCGGCTGGAACGTGTGCGTCGACTTCCCGATCACCACCGGCCTTAACGAGTTCCTCAACGGGCTCGACAAGCGGGTGCTCGAGTTCGGCGGACGGCTCTACACCGCCAAGGACTCCCGCACCACCGCTGAGACCTTCCATGCCATGTATCCCCGAATCGACGAGTGGATCGCCGTGCGCCGCAGGGTCGATCCCGACGGGGTGTTCGCTTCCGACATGGCCCGACGACTGGAGTTGCTCTAGATGGTGTTCGATGCGACCGGCAATCCGCAGGGGATCCTGCTTCTCGGCGGTACCTCCGAGATCGCGCTGGCGATCGCCGAGCGCTTCCTGCGCAACGCCAACGCCCGGGTCGTGCTCGCCGATCTGCCCAACCATCCGCGCAAGGACGCTGCCATCGAGCAGATGCGCGCCGCAGGCGCCAAGTCCGTCGAGTGGATCGACTTCGACGCCCTCGACACCGACAGCCACCCGAAGGTGATAGACGCCGCGTGGCACGAAGGCGACGCCGAGAAGGACATCGACGTGGCGGTCGTCGCGTTCGGGCTGCTCGGTGACGCCGAGGAGCTGTGGCAGAACCAGCGCAAAGCCGTGCAGATCGCCGAGATCAACTACACCGCAGCGGTTTCGGTCGGTGTGCTGCTGGGCGAGAAGATGCGAGCACAGGGCTCGGGACGCATCATCGCGATGAGCTCGGCGGCCGGCGAACGGGTCCGCCGGTCCAACTTCGTCTACGGCTCCACCAAGGCCGGGCTCGACGGCTTCTACCTCGGCCTCGGAGAGGCGTTGCGCGAGTACGGGGTTCACGTGCTGGTCATCCGGCCCGGCCAGGTCCGCACCACCACGACGATGGAGCACTGGAAGGCCACCGGCGCCAAGGAAGCCCCGTTCACCGTCGACAAGGAAGACGTCGCCGAGCTGGCGGTCACCGCGTCGGCCAAGGGCAAGGACCTGATCTGGGCGCCCGGGGTCTTCCGCTACGTGATGATGGTGTTGCGCCACATCCCCCGCGCAATCTTCCGCAAGCTCCCCATCTGATCCGGTGGGCAGGAGCGAAACGACCCGGGACACCACCGCAGCGGCCCGGTTGGCCGTGCCGCTGCGAACTCTCGGCCAGATGCTCCTCGCGACGGTCATCGCCGTCGCGGTCGGCGTCGTCAGCCTGTACGCGATCGCCCGCGTCGAGTGGCCCGCCTACAACTCGTCGAACCAACTGCACGCGCTGACCACCGTCGGGCAGGTCGGCTGCCTGGTCGGGCTGTTCGCCGCCGGAATGCTGTGGCGCCGGGGACGGCAGACCCTGGCCCGCCTCGCGGCGCTGGTGTTCCTGGCCGCGTTCTCGGTGGTCACGCTGGCGATGCCGCTGGGCGCCACCCGCCTCTACCTGTTCGGCATCAGCGTCGACCAACAGTTCCGCACCGAATACCTGACCCGGTTCGCCGACACCGCCGCACTGCACGACATGACCTACATCGGGCTGCCGCCGTTCTATCCCCCCGGCTGGTTCTGGATCGGGGGCCGGCTGGCGGCGCTGACCGACACCCCGGCCTGGGAGATGTTCAAACCGTGGTCGATCATCTCGATCACCATCGCGATCGTGCTGGCGCTGGTGCTGTGGGGGGCGATGCTGCGCTTCGAATACGCGCTGATCGTGTCCACCGCGACCGCCGCTGCGGCGCTGGCCTACTCGCCTGCCGAGCCCTACGCGGCCATCGTCGCGGTGCTGCTGCCACCGGTGTTCGTGCTGGCCTGGTCGGGACTGACTGCGCGGGAACGCGCCGGCGGACCGGGAACCCGGCCGAGCGGCGGCTGGGCGGCGATCGTCGGCACCGGCGTGTTCCTCGGCATCACCGGGCTGTTCTACACACTGCTGCTGGCCTACGCCGCGTTCACGTTGACCGTGATGGCCGTGCTGCTGGCCGTGACGCGCAGGCACTGGGACCCGCTGCTGCGGCTGCTCACCATCGCGGTGATCTCCGGGCTGATCGCGCTGATCGGCTGGGGCCCGTACCTGCTGGCCGCGGCGCGCGGCACCCCCGCCGAGTCCGGCACCGCGCAGCACTACCTGCCCAAGGACGGCGCCGAGCTGTCCTTCCCGATGCTGCAGTTCACCTTGCTGGGCGCGCTGTGCCTGCTCGGCACCGTCTGGCTGGTGATCCACGCGCGCAGTTCCACCCGAGCTGGCGATGAGCGCTCGCGCGAAGAGCAGATAGCTGGCGATGAGCGCTCGCGCGAAGAGCAGATTGCAGGTGCGCTGGCGCTGGCCGTGCTGACGGTCTACGCGTGGTCGCTGCTGTCCATGCTGACCACCCTGCTGGGCACCACGCTGCTGTCCTTCCGGCTGCAGCCAACCCTGACGATCCTGCTGGCCGCGGCGGGCGCGTTCGGGTTCATCGACGTGACGCGCGCCGCCGCGCGCCGGGTGCGGGCGGTCAACGCGCCCAAGCTGGTGGCGGTCGCCACCGCCGTCGGCGCGCTCGGCGCGGTGACCTTCAGCCAGGACATCCCCGACGTGCTGCGCCCGGACATCGTGGTCGCCTACACCGACACCGACGGGTACGGCGAGCGCGCCGACCGCAGGCCGCCCGGCGCCGAGCAGTACTACCGCGAGGTCGACACCCGGATCCTGGAAGTGACGGGCCGGCCGCGCAACGAGACCGTCGTGCTGACCGCCGACTACAGCTTCCTGTCGTACTACCCCTACTACGGTTTCCAGGGGCTGACCTCGCACTACGCGAACCCGCTCGCGCAGTTCGACCAGCGCGCCGGGGCCATCGAGGGCTGGTCGATGCTCACCGACGCCGACCAGTTCATCGAGGAGCTCGACAGCATGCCGTGGGAGCCGCCGCAGGTGTTCCTGATGCGCCGCGGCGCCAACGACACCTACACGCTGCGCCTGGCCGAGGACGTCTATCCCAACCAGCCGAACGTGCGGCGCTACCACGTCGCCCTCGACGACGCGCTGTTCGACGACCCGCGTTTCGACGTGTCCACCGTCGGGCCGTTCGTGCTGGCCATCCGCAAGCCATCTACCATCTAGCCCCGTGGTCCAGCAGCCGGCACCGGCCGAGTCGACAGACGTGTCGTCGACGAAGCTGACAGATGTGTCGGGCCGTAATCACCGCACGGCGCGGCTCATCGCGATCGTGGCGGGACTGCTGGGCACCCTGCTGGCCATCGCCACCCCGCTGCTGCCGGTCAACCAGACCACCGCGCAGCTGAACTGGCCGCAGAACGGTGTGCTGCAGAGCGTCGACGCCGCACTGATCGGCTACGTCGCCACCGACCTGGAGATCACCGTCCCGTGCAGCGCCGCGGCGGGGCTGGACCGGCCCGGCCGCACCGTGCTGCTGTCCACGGTGCCCAAGCAGGCGCCCAACGCCGTCGACCGCGGCCTGCTCATCGAGCGGGTCAACAACGACGTGCTCGTCATCGTCCGCAACACGCCGGTGGTCAGTGCCCCGCTGAACCAGGTGCTCAGCCCGGCCTGCGAGGAGCTGCGGTTCACCGCGCACGCCGACAAGGTGACGGGCGAGTTCGTCGGCCTGCAGACCCAGCCCGACCCCGCCGACCCGGACCGGTCCGAGGAACCGCTGCGCGGCGAACGCGGCGGCTACGACTTCCGCCCGCAGATCGTCGGCGTGTTCACCGACCTGTCCGGGCCTGCCCCGCCGGGCCTGGAGTTCTCCGCGACCGTCGACACCCGCTACTCCACCTCGCCGACGCTGTTGAAGCTGCTCGCGATGATCATCGGCGTCGCGATGACCGTGGTGTCCCTGGGTGCGCTGCACGTGCTGGACCGCGCCGACGGGCGCAGGCACAAGCGTTTCCTGCCGCCGCGCTGGTGGTCGATGACGCCGCTGGACGGGCTGGTCACCGCCGTGCTGGTGTGGTGGCACTTCGTCGGCGCGAACACCGCCGACGACGGCTACATCCTCACCATGGCCCGCGTCTCGGAGAACGCCGGCTACATGGCCAACTACTACCGCTGGTTCGGCACGCCCGAGGCGCCGTTCGGCTGGTACTACGACCTGCTCGCCCTGTGGTCGCATGTGAGCACCGCCAGCGTGTGGATGCGACTGCCGACCCTGCTGATGGGCCTGGCCTGCTGGTGGGTGATCAGCCGGGAGGTACTGCCGCGCCTGGGCACGGCGGTCAAGCACAGCCGGGCCGCGGCCTGGACCGCCGCCGGGCTGTTCCTGGCGTTCTGGCTGCCGCTGAACAACGGCCTGCGCCCCGAGCCGATCATCGCGCTGGGCATCCTGCTGACCTGGTGCTCGGTCGAGCGCGGCGTGGCCACCAGCCGGCTGCTGCCGGTGGCCGTGGCGATCATCATCGGTGCGCTGACCCTGTTCTCCGGACCCACCGGCATCGCCGCGGTGGGCGCGCTGCTGGTTGCCATCGGCCCACTGAAAACCATTGTCGCCGCGCATGTCTCGCGGTTCGGCTACTGGGCGCTGCTGGCCCCGATCGCCGCGGCGGGCACCGTCGCGATCTTCCTGATCTTCCGGGACCAGACCCTGGCCTCCGAGCTGCAGGCCAGCAGCTTCAAATCCGCCGTCGGCCCCAGCCTGGCCTGGTTCGACGAGCACATCCGCTACTCCCGGTTGTTCACCACCAGCCCCGACGGCTCGGTCGCACGCCGGTTCGCGGTCCTGACACTGCTGCTCGCGCTGGTGGTGGCGGTCGCGATGACGTTGCGCAAGGGCCGGATCCCTGGCACCGCCGCCGGTCCCAGCCTGCGCATCATCGGCATCACCGTGATCTCGTTCCTGGCGATGATGTTCACCCCCACCAAGTGGACCCACCACTTCGGGGTGTTCGCCGGGCTGGCCGGTTCGCTCGGCGCGCTTGCCGCGGTCGCGATCTCCGCGGCCGCGATGCGCTCCCCCCGCAACCGCGCGATCTTCACCGCCGCAGTGTTGTTCCTGACCGCGTTGTCGTTCGCGACGGTCAACGGCTGGTGGTACGTCTCCAATTTCGGGGTGCCGTGGTCGAACGCGTTCCCGGAGTACAAGTTCGGGTTCACCACGATGCTGCTCGGGCTGTCGCTGGTGGCCCTGCTGGTGGCGGCCTGGCTGCACTTCTCCGGGCGCGACGTGCCCCCACCGGAGGGCGCCCTGCCGCGCTGGAAGCGAATCACCCAGGCGCCGTTGGCGATCGCCACCTGGGCGCTGGTCACCTTCGAGGTGGTGTCACTGACCGTCGCGATGGTGGGCCAGTACCCGGCGTGGACGGTGGGCCGGTCCAACCTGCAGGCGCTCACCGGCAAGACCTGCGGCATGGCCGAAGACGTGATGGTCGAACAGGACACCAACGCCGGCATGCTCACCCCGATCGGGGTCCCGGTCGGCGACGCGCTCGGCGAGGTCACCGCGGAAGGGTTCAGTCCCAACGGTGTGCCGTCGGACCTGTCGGCCGACCCGGTGATGGAGCAGCCCGGATCCGACAACTTCGCCGACACCGACAACACCAGCGACACCGGCAGCGAGCCCGGCACCGAGGGCGGCACCACCGTCGCCGCCGGCGTCAACGGCTCGCGGGCCCGGCTGCCTTTCGGCCTGGATCCGGCCACCACCCCGGTGCTGGGCAGCTGGCGCAGCGGGACCCAGCAGCCGGCGTCGCTGCGCTCGGCGTGGTACCGGCTGCCGGACGGCTGGAGCGAACGCGACCGGTCGGACTCGCTGCTGGTCGTGGCCGCCGCCGGCCGGTTCGATTCGGGCGAGGTCGCGGTGCAGTGGGCCGGCGCGGACGGCCAGCCCGGGGGAAGCATCGGGTTCGGCGACGTCGGCGCCGCACCGGCCTGGCGCAATCTGCGCGCCCCGCTGTCGGCCATCCCCTCCGAGGCCACCCAGATCCGGCTGGTCGCCGGCGACGACGACCTGAGCCCCGAGCACTGGATCGCCCTGACCCCGCCGCGCATCCCCGAGCTGCGCACCCTGCAGGAGGTGGTCGGCTCCAGCGACCCGGTGCTGCTCGACTGGCTGGTGGGCCTGGCGTTCCCGTGCCAGCGCCCGTTCGGGCACCGCAACGGCGTCATCGAGGTGCCGCAGTGGCGGATCCTGCCCGACCGGTTCGGCGCAGAGGCCAACTCGCCGGTCATGGACTACCTCGGCGGCGGCCCGCTGGGCATCACCGAGCTGCTGACGCGCCCGGTGACGGTGCCGACGTATCTGGAGAACGACTGGTTCCGCGACTGGGGCGCGCTGCAGCGGTTGGTGCCGTTCTACCCGGACGCCGAACCGGCCCGGCTGGATCTGGGCAGCACCGAGCGCAGCGGGCTGTGGAGCCCGGCGCCGCTGCGGCTGAGCTGACCCGTCGGCGTCCCGGCGGCACGCCGAAGTCTCTGCCATAGGAACGTCGCCTACCATCGACCCTCGTGCCTGCCCCGTCCGCCCGCCTCGTCGCCGTCCTCGCGGGGCTGCTCGGAATGGTCCTGTGCGGGCTGACTCCGCTCCTGCCCGTTCAGCAGTCCACCGCGACGATCCTGTGGCCGCAGACCGTCGACGACCGGGGCTTCGTCAGTGACGTCACCGCCCCGCTCGTCTCGGGCGCCCCGCGCGAGCTGGACGTCACCATCCCGTGCGCGGCCGTGGCCTCCCTGCCCGAGGACGACGGTGTGGTGTTCTCCACCATCCCGGCCGGCGGTATCGACGCCGGCCGCAACGGGCTGTTCGTGCGGGCCAACGCCGACGTCGTCTACGTCGCGTTCCGCGACACCGTCGCCGCGGTGGCCCCGCGCGGCGACGTGGCCTCCGGAGCGTGCAGCGAGCTGCGCATCTGGGCCGACGTCGGCGCGGTCGGCGCCGACTTCGTCGGCATCCCCGGTGCTGCGGGCACGCTCGAGCCGGACAAGCGGCCGCAGGTCGCCGGAATCTTCACCGACCTCGAGGTCGGCCCCGACGCCGGGCTGACCGCCCGCGTCGACGTCGACACCCGGTTCATCACCACCCCGACGCTTCTCAAGCTCGCCGTCATGGTGCTCGGCGGGCTGTGCGTGATCGCGGCGTTCGTCGCGCTCGTCATGCTGGACCGCACCGCGGGCCGACGCGTGCCGCGCGCACGCGGCCGCCGCAGGCCGCCGGCCGGGCTGTGGACCTGGCTCACCGACGCCGCGGTGATCGGCGGTCTGCTGATCTGGCACGTGGTCGGGGCGTTGACCTCCGACGACGGCTACAACACCACGATCGCCCGGGTCGCGGGCGAAGCCGGCTACATCACCAACTACTACCGCTACTTCGGCGCCTCCGAGGCACCGTTCGACTGGTACCAGAGCGTGCTGGCCCAGATGGCGACGATCAGCACCGCCAGCGTGTGGCTGCGGCTGCCCGCCACCGCCGCCGCGATCGGCACCTGGCTGATCGTCAGCCGCTGTGTGCTGCCGCGGCTGGGCCGCCGGGTGGCGGCCAACCGGGTCGCGGTGCTGACCGCCGGTGCGGTTTTCCTGGCCGCGTGGCTGCCGTTCAACAACGGCCTGCGGCCCGAGCCGCTGATCGCGTTCGGCGTGGTCGCGGTGTGGATGCTCACCGAGACCACGCTGGCCACCCGCCGCCTGTCCCCCTACGCGCTGGCGATCGTGGTCGCGGTCTTCTCGGTCACGCTCGCCCCGCAGGGCCTGGTCGCGCTCGCGCCGCTGCTGGTCGGTGCCCGCGGCGTCACCCGCATCGTCTCCGCCCGCCGTCCCGTCGACGGCCTGGCCGCCCAGCTGTCGCCGCTGGCGGCGGCCGCGTCGCTGGCGTTCGTCGTCGTGTTCCGGGACCAGACCCTGGCCACCGTCGCCGAGTCGGTGCGCATCAAGTACGTCGTCGGCCCCACGATCTCCTGGTACCAGGAGTTCCTGCGCTACTACTTCCTGACCGTCGAGGAGAGCGTCGACGGCTCGCTGACCCGACGCTTCGCGGTGCTGATCCTGCTGCTGTGCGTGGTCGGCCTGATCGTCGTGCTGCTGCGCCGCGGAAGCCTGCCCGGCGCCGTCAACGGACCCGTGTGGCGGCTGGTCGGCTCGACCGCGATCGGTCTGCTGCTGCTGACGCTGACCCCCACCAAGTGGGTGGTGCAGTTCGGGGCGTTCGCCGGTCTGGCCGGCGCGCTCGGCGCGCTGAGCGCGTTCGCGTTCGCCCGCGTCGGCCTGCACAGCCGCCGCAACCTTGCGCTGTATGTGACCGCGCTGCTGTTCGTGCTGGCCTGGGCCACCTCCGGGATCAACGGCTGGTTCTACGTCGGCAATTACGGCGTCCCGTGGTTCGACAAGCAGCCGGTGATCGTCGGCTTCCCGGTCACCACGATCTTCCTGGTCCTGGCGATCGCGTGTGGTCTGCTCGCGGGCTGGCTGCACTTCCGGATGGACTACGCCGGGCACACCCAGGTCGCCGACACCGGGCGCAACCGGGCGCTGGCGTCCTCGCCGCTGCTGGTGGTCGCGATCATCATGGTGGTGCTGGAACTCGGCTCGATGGTCAAGGCCACGGTCGGCCGCTACCCCGTCTACACCACCGGAGCCGCCAACCTCGCGGCGCTGCGGTCCGGGCTCG contains:
- a CDS encoding arabinosyltransferase domain-containing protein encodes the protein MVLCGLTPLLPVQQSTATILWPQTVDDRGFVSDVTAPLVSGAPRELDVTIPCAAVASLPEDDGVVFSTIPAGGIDAGRNGLFVRANADVVYVAFRDTVAAVAPRGDVASGACSELRIWADVGAVGADFVGIPGAAGTLEPDKRPQVAGIFTDLEVGPDAGLTARVDVDTRFITTPTLLKLAVMVLGGLCVIAAFVALVMLDRTAGRRVPRARGRRRPPAGLWTWLTDAAVIGGLLIWHVVGALTSDDGYNTTIARVAGEAGYITNYYRYFGASEAPFDWYQSVLAQMATISTASVWLRLPATAAAIGTWLIVSRCVLPRLGRRVAANRVAVLTAGAVFLAAWLPFNNGLRPEPLIAFGVVAVWMLTETTLATRRLSPYALAIVVAVFSVTLAPQGLVALAPLLVGARGVTRIVSARRPVDGLAAQLSPLAAAASLAFVVVFRDQTLATVAESVRIKYVVGPTISWYQEFLRYYFLTVEESVDGSLTRRFAVLILLLCVVGLIVVLLRRGSLPGAVNGPVWRLVGSTAIGLLLLTLTPTKWVVQFGAFAGLAGALGALSAFAFARVGLHSRRNLALYVTALLFVLAWATSGINGWFYVGNYGVPWFDKQPVIVGFPVTTIFLVLAIACGLLAGWLHFRMDYAGHTQVADTGRNRALASSPLLVVAIIMVVLELGSMVKATVGRYPVYTTGAANLAALRSGLGDASCAMADDVLVEADTNAGMLEPVPGQSWGEYGPLGGEDPVGFTPNGVSDTLEPAKPVAANPGTPNSDGPVDKPNIGVGYAAGTGGGYGPEGVNGSRVFLPFGLDPDTTPVMGSFDENTVAAKATSAWYQLPPRTPDRPLVTVAAAGAIWYYNEDGSFNYGQSLKLQWGVHRPDGSYQALGEVQPIDIFQQKAWRNLRFPLEWAPPEANVARIVADDPNLSEDQWFAFTPPRVPVLQTAQGFLGRETPVLMDIATASHFPCQRPFAERLGIAELPQYRIMPNFKQIVVSSNQWQAAQDGGPFLFIQALLRTESIPTYLRGDWYRDWGSLERYLRVVPSDEAPDAEIEEGSTRVFGWSRGGPIRALP